From Domibacillus sp. DTU_2020_1001157_1_SI_ALB_TIR_016, a single genomic window includes:
- a CDS encoding S-layer homology domain-containing protein — MAYQPKSYRKFVATAATATLVATAVTPAFAAETGAATDFTDVPERYLTAVDYLLENQITNGITDTQYGTVQSIKRVDAAVMIAKALKLDLSDRPASGFSDVPDRAAVYVNALKEEGIINGKTTTSFGAADNITRGEIALILANAYNLSGDADVKFTDVSSRYAEAVEALVANKVTEGKTATSFGTADAITRGEFAIFLHRISQIDTPDEDPVTNAAISSVTAINETQLEVTFKTALTDEQVDFIEEAGNRIVVFDSSETAQTANLVSTVVSFSDDNKTATVVLGDNESTDEVETELVEGRAYTVALVSQYGTDTALAEVEAKSASTVLLKGLEVPDVELAGDEDTFVFNFDEEMTEEALDEANYTVYDKNNVEVEGVFANGEFVNATSNDAVEFDINPDVLEAGQTYKVVIDAAVEAKDGSQLTTAQRTVTLKTPTLAEAKPKASVARVVDQETIVVTFDKELAELQGLNLNQFSVTQADGREFDVTDVVLADNGRDVTLTVAPLEVNGEEQYLRDGRTYKVSLPAGLAVNETFTNATSDAVNDKSVVAANNAEVTDFSAKFVRQTGEKDAADLLITLNQPANVTDAADITIENLDGSSSLVDPASIEVYEGDSTGKTFIVRDVETAFDGFVPEAGDTYKITLAEGSFNSVTTTATPNTNDELDITLNGLDISAPEVDSVTVNSAEKVTVEFNEAINVSNLEESDIQVTGFIKSVNGSVAPALLTGSNLIKVSAAGDTLTITPASDAVKFTTGADLTVEIAEDSLTDVNGIENAAFDSADLDASDFNDKAAPVIVGTQITGTDSLAVVYSEAVRFEDANTATAGAQYSVSGALRNAAATSAEVDATSDYIVTLTFGQDVFEAGKVYAAATLTYRSNTTSALEDLEDIRQASQTVKGLSGVASAEAPADEQAPADEQAPADEQAPADEQAPANPEV, encoded by the coding sequence ATGGCTTACCAACCAAAGTCTTATCGTAAATTCGTTGCTACAGCAGCGACAGCTACTTTAGTAGCAACTGCAGTTACACCTGCTTTTGCAGCAGAAACTGGTGCAGCAACAGACTTCACTGATGTACCTGAGCGTTACCTGACTGCAGTTGATTACCTTTTAGAAAATCAAATCACAAATGGTATCACTGATACTCAATACGGTACAGTTCAATCAATCAAACGCGTTGATGCGGCTGTTATGATTGCAAAAGCACTAAAGCTTGATCTTTCAGACCGTCCAGCTTCAGGCTTCTCTGATGTTCCTGATCGTGCTGCGGTTTACGTGAACGCACTTAAAGAAGAAGGCATCATCAATGGTAAAACAACTACTTCATTCGGTGCAGCAGACAACATCACTCGTGGTGAGATTGCATTGATTCTAGCGAATGCTTACAACCTTAGCGGTGATGCAGATGTGAAATTCACGGATGTTTCTTCACGTTACGCTGAAGCTGTTGAAGCGTTGGTAGCTAACAAAGTTACTGAAGGTAAAACAGCTACTTCATTCGGTACAGCTGATGCAATCACACGTGGTGAGTTTGCAATCTTCCTTCATAGAATCAGCCAAATCGATACTCCAGATGAAGACCCAGTAACAAATGCAGCAATTTCATCTGTAACAGCGATTAACGAAACTCAGCTTGAAGTTACATTCAAAACGGCTCTTACTGACGAGCAAGTTGACTTCATCGAAGAAGCTGGAAACCGCATCGTAGTATTCGATTCTTCTGAAACAGCTCAAACAGCTAACCTTGTTTCAACAGTTGTTAGCTTCAGCGATGACAACAAAACAGCTACAGTTGTATTGGGCGACAACGAAAGCACTGATGAAGTAGAAACTGAACTAGTTGAAGGCCGTGCATACACTGTAGCGCTTGTAAGCCAATACGGTACTGACACAGCTCTTGCTGAAGTTGAAGCAAAATCAGCTTCTACTGTTCTATTAAAAGGTCTTGAAGTTCCTGACGTCGAGCTTGCTGGAGACGAAGATACATTCGTATTCAACTTTGACGAAGAAATGACTGAAGAAGCTTTAGACGAAGCTAACTACACAGTTTACGATAAAAACAACGTTGAAGTTGAAGGTGTATTTGCAAACGGCGAATTTGTAAATGCAACTTCTAATGATGCTGTTGAATTCGATATTAACCCTGATGTATTGGAAGCGGGTCAAACTTATAAAGTTGTGATCGATGCAGCTGTAGAAGCAAAAGACGGTTCTCAACTGACAACTGCTCAAAGAACAGTAACACTTAAAACACCAACACTTGCTGAAGCAAAACCAAAAGCATCTGTAGCACGTGTTGTAGACCAAGAAACAATCGTTGTAACGTTTGATAAAGAGCTTGCAGAACTTCAAGGTTTAAACCTTAACCAGTTCTCTGTAACTCAAGCGGACGGCCGCGAGTTTGACGTAACAGATGTAGTTCTTGCAGACAACGGTAGAGACGTTACTCTAACAGTAGCTCCATTAGAAGTGAATGGTGAAGAACAATACCTTCGCGATGGCAGAACATACAAAGTTAGCCTTCCTGCAGGTCTTGCTGTAAACGAAACATTCACAAACGCAACAAGCGATGCAGTGAATGATAAGAGTGTGGTAGCTGCTAACAATGCAGAAGTAACAGACTTCTCTGCGAAGTTCGTTCGTCAGACTGGCGAAAAAGATGCAGCAGATCTTCTAATTACTCTTAACCAGCCAGCAAACGTTACAGATGCTGCTGATATTACAATTGAAAACCTAGATGGTTCATCTAGTCTTGTAGATCCTGCTTCTATTGAAGTTTACGAAGGCGATTCAACTGGTAAAACATTTATCGTGCGTGACGTAGAAACTGCATTTGATGGATTTGTACCAGAAGCAGGTGATACTTACAAAATCACACTTGCTGAAGGATCATTCAATTCAGTTACAACTACAGCTACACCTAACACAAATGACGAGCTAGATATTACACTAAACGGTCTTGATATCAGCGCTCCTGAGGTTGATTCAGTAACAGTTAACTCTGCTGAGAAAGTAACAGTAGAATTTAATGAGGCAATCAATGTTTCTAACCTGGAAGAATCAGATATTCAAGTAACAGGTTTCATCAAGTCAGTAAATGGTTCTGTAGCACCAGCATTATTGACAGGGTCTAATCTGATCAAAGTATCAGCTGCGGGCGATACATTAACTATCACTCCAGCTTCTGATGCTGTTAAATTCACTACAGGCGCAGACTTGACAGTAGAAATCGCTGAAGATTCACTTACAGATGTAAACGGCATCGAAAATGCTGCTTTCGATTCAGCTGATTTAGACGCTTCTGACTTCAACGATAAAGCAGCTCCAGTAATCGTTGGTACTCAAATCACTGGTACAGATTCACTAGCTGTTGTTTACTCTGAAGCTGTACGTTTTGAAGATGCTAACACTGCAACTGCTGGTGCACAATATTCAGTATCTGGTGCTCTACGCAATGCAGCTGCAACATCTGCAGAAGTAGATGCAACAAGTGATTACATTGTTACCCTGACATTCGGCCAAGATGTCTTTGAAGCTGGAAAAGTATATGCAGCTGCAACATTAACATACCGCAGCAATACTACTTCTGCTCTAGAAGATCTTGAAGATATCAGACAAGCTTCTCAAACAGTTAAGGGTCTTTCAGGCGTAGCTTCTGCCGAAGCTCCAGCGGATGAGCAAGCTCCAGCGGATGAGCAAGCTCCAGCGGATGAGCAAGCTCCAGCGGATGAGCAAGCTCCAGCGAATCCTGAAGTTTAA
- a CDS encoding S-layer homology domain-containing protein, which produces MIPHVKFFRKVFVFMIVVITASAISPFTLAASFTDVEPRYQEAVDFLVSKGINGRADGTFGTHQNIKRVDAAIFVVKALDLDIELAPTSGFTDVPERAAKEVNALKAAGITSGKTKTTFGSSDLITRGELAVWLTKAFELESVDVELVFTDVAERYINDVKALVYNEITKGTSETTFGTHDKAKRGDFAIFVYKACQIKDKLNAPAIKSINAVNGKQIELTFSTALDVEEAAYIAKTGNRIVVYTASESVASANFISEMISFSDDRKTAMVILKPRTATQADQELAEGKAYTVALVSDYGDHLSFAQVEAKSDPAVLLKGLEVPKVEVSEEQDYVIVEFSQRMDQEVKNLANYEVFDNYGVIVQGPFSHAEWIDVTTKTAVKLKMNPGVLSAGKTYKLKISPNLESESGSKLPLTQLVTAFKTPTIIEAQPRIELARITGTNEITITFDQDLFNRVMSNVSMLEVKRLNNTTIDVNKISFLDKNLVLTTSEKEAFDEGFAYTISLPSGIAVNDQFRNAVSDTVSDIEVVAVKNEAATSVRAEFVREKRDKEKADLHLAFDHAVKVEDIAAGDIKIESYGKTYFIAADTKVEIFGEDPSGKTLVIKDISNAFAMDYTDTTTKAATKFVPEDGESYRVIVEGNVAKSIAPVIEEEQKSNQADLQTIVAGIDIEAPKIQEVTLHSAEKITIQFNENIIASGLEDSDIKVKGFIKSAGARYEAATLTGSSSLEFSVSGDKLTITSAADSVKFQTGAVEIGETIMSIGADTLKDANGIENENMEYIITDNDTNLYDKAAPIMIGSKITDVLSGALEVTYSEDVYAKSGTGAEAAKQFNVSGVERNTTGASSTVSTSAGAAQNVFEVIFTNKTFTFKDYSSANLIYTHNVNYTIQDVEQNHQASGSVIGILNPTSAFIVSAASTNK; this is translated from the coding sequence ATGATTCCGCATGTAAAATTTTTTCGTAAAGTTTTTGTCTTTATGATAGTGGTGATAACAGCAAGTGCTATTTCTCCATTTACACTCGCTGCGAGTTTTACCGATGTAGAGCCAAGATATCAAGAAGCAGTGGATTTCCTGGTATCTAAAGGAATCAATGGAAGAGCAGATGGCACTTTCGGTACTCATCAAAATATTAAACGTGTTGATGCAGCCATATTTGTTGTGAAAGCACTGGATCTTGATATTGAATTAGCTCCAACTTCTGGCTTTACCGATGTGCCGGAACGCGCAGCTAAAGAAGTAAATGCTCTTAAAGCAGCCGGCATTACAAGTGGAAAAACTAAAACTACTTTTGGGTCGAGTGACCTGATCACCCGTGGTGAACTTGCTGTATGGCTTACAAAAGCATTTGAGCTTGAGTCAGTCGATGTAGAACTTGTTTTCACTGATGTAGCAGAACGATACATAAATGATGTTAAAGCTTTGGTATACAACGAAATTACTAAGGGAACTTCAGAAACGACTTTTGGAACACACGATAAAGCAAAGCGTGGAGACTTTGCTATCTTTGTATACAAGGCCTGCCAAATTAAAGACAAACTCAATGCTCCTGCTATTAAAAGTATAAACGCAGTTAATGGAAAACAAATCGAATTAACGTTTAGCACTGCACTTGATGTTGAAGAGGCTGCCTACATTGCAAAGACTGGAAATCGCATTGTTGTATATACTGCTAGTGAATCAGTGGCATCGGCTAACTTCATATCTGAAATGATTAGCTTCAGTGATGATAGAAAAACGGCTATGGTTATTTTAAAGCCAAGGACTGCCACGCAAGCTGATCAAGAGCTAGCTGAAGGTAAAGCATATACAGTTGCTTTGGTTAGTGACTATGGTGACCATTTAAGTTTTGCTCAGGTTGAAGCAAAATCTGATCCCGCTGTGCTTTTGAAAGGACTCGAGGTACCTAAAGTAGAAGTTAGCGAGGAACAAGACTATGTGATAGTGGAATTTAGTCAAAGGATGGACCAGGAAGTAAAAAACTTGGCAAACTATGAAGTGTTTGATAACTATGGTGTTATAGTTCAGGGTCCATTTTCACATGCCGAATGGATAGATGTAACGACTAAAACAGCTGTTAAACTTAAAATGAATCCAGGTGTATTATCAGCAGGTAAAACCTACAAACTAAAAATTAGCCCGAATTTAGAATCAGAAAGCGGTTCTAAACTGCCTCTTACTCAACTTGTTACAGCTTTCAAAACGCCAACAATTATTGAAGCACAGCCAAGAATAGAATTGGCACGTATAACAGGTACGAATGAAATAACCATTACTTTCGACCAAGATCTATTTAATAGAGTTATGAGTAATGTAAGTATGTTGGAAGTCAAAAGATTAAATAACACGACCATTGATGTAAACAAAATAAGCTTCTTAGATAAGAATTTAGTACTTACTACAAGTGAAAAAGAAGCTTTTGATGAAGGATTTGCTTACACCATTTCTTTGCCATCTGGTATTGCGGTAAACGATCAATTCCGTAATGCTGTAAGTGATACTGTTAGTGATATAGAAGTAGTTGCAGTTAAAAATGAAGCAGCAACCTCAGTAAGGGCTGAATTTGTACGTGAAAAGAGAGACAAAGAAAAAGCGGATTTACATTTGGCTTTTGATCACGCGGTTAAGGTTGAAGACATAGCCGCAGGGGATATTAAGATTGAGAGTTATGGGAAAACATACTTTATTGCGGCTGACACTAAAGTGGAAATTTTTGGAGAAGATCCCTCTGGTAAAACGCTAGTAATCAAGGACATTTCTAATGCGTTTGCAATGGATTATACTGATACCACCACAAAGGCTGCGACGAAGTTTGTTCCTGAAGATGGGGAATCTTATCGGGTAATTGTAGAAGGAAATGTAGCTAAATCCATTGCGCCTGTTATCGAAGAGGAACAAAAATCTAATCAAGCTGATTTACAAACGATTGTTGCTGGGATTGATATAGAAGCTCCGAAAATTCAAGAAGTAACATTACATTCGGCTGAGAAAATTACTATTCAATTTAACGAAAACATTATAGCTTCTGGATTAGAGGATTCTGATATTAAGGTTAAAGGATTTATAAAATCCGCAGGTGCACGTTACGAAGCCGCTACATTAACAGGATCAAGCTCGCTTGAATTCTCTGTAAGCGGAGATAAATTAACAATCACTTCTGCTGCTGATTCGGTTAAATTCCAAACAGGTGCTGTTGAAATCGGTGAAACGATTATGTCAATAGGTGCAGATACACTGAAAGATGCTAATGGAATTGAAAATGAGAATATGGAATACATCATCACTGATAATGATACAAATTTGTATGATAAAGCAGCTCCGATCATGATTGGCTCAAAAATAACGGATGTTTTATCCGGTGCGTTAGAAGTTACTTACAGTGAAGATGTGTACGCTAAGTCAGGGACTGGTGCAGAGGCGGCAAAACAATTTAATGTTAGCGGTGTAGAGAGAAATACAACCGGGGCTAGTTCTACAGTTTCGACTTCCGCTGGGGCTGCCCAAAATGTATTTGAAGTTATATTTACGAATAAGACTTTTACATTTAAAGACTATTCTTCTGCGAATTTAATTTATACCCATAACGTAAATTATACAATACAAGATGTGGAACAAAATCACCAGGCTTCTGGATCAGTTATTGGAATTTTGAACCCAACCTCTGCTTTTATAGTTAGTGCAGCTTCTACAAATAAATAA